A single Vigna radiata var. radiata cultivar VC1973A chromosome 8, Vradiata_ver6, whole genome shotgun sequence DNA region contains:
- the LOC106772444 gene encoding G-box-binding factor 4 isoform X1, protein MASSKLMASSHSRNSESSSPSPTPQFTTTNFIPISDAAVTAAPKTVDDVWREIVAGDRRECKEEAPDDEMMTLEDFLAKAGAVDDDNNEEVDCDMKIPMPLTERLGSGVFAFDPLLAATPFQDGVEGSVIGFGNGVEVVEGGRGKRARPVLEQLDKAAQQRQRRMIKNRESAARSRERKQAYQVELESLAVKLEEENDKLLKEKAERKKERYKQLMEKVLPVAQKQKPPCILRRARSLQW, encoded by the exons ATGGCATCTTCCAAGTTAATGGCTTCTTCCCATTCACGGAACTCAGAGTCCTCCTCTCCTTCTCCCACGCCTCAATTCACCACCACCAACTTCATCCCCATCTCCGACGCTGCCGTCACCGCCGCCCCCAAGACCGTCGATGATGTCTGGCGGGAGATCGTGGCCGGAGACCGCCGCGAATGCAAGGAGGAGGCTCCTGACGACGAGATGATGACTCTCGAAGACTTCCTCGCCAAGGCCGGTGCAGTCGACGATGACAACAATGAAGAAGTCGATTGCGACATGAAGATTCCAATGCCCCTCACGGAGAGGCTTGGCAGCGGCGTCTTCGCCTTTGATCCCCTCCTCGCCGCGACGCCGTTTCAGGATGGAGTGGAAGGCTCCGTCATAGGGTTCGGGAACGGCGTGGAGGTGGTTGAAGGCGGGAGAGGAAAGAGAGCACGTCCCGTTTTGGAACAGTTGGACAAGGCAGCGCAACAGAGACAGAGGAGGATGATTAAAAACAGAGAATCTGCTGCTAGGTCTCGGGAACGCAAGCAG GCTTACCAGGTGGAATTAGAGTCCTTGGCAGTGAAACTAGAGGAGGAAAACGACAAGCTCTTGAAGGAAAAG GCCGAGAGGAAAAAAGAGAGGTACAAGCAG CTAATGGAAAAAGTACTCCCTGTAGCGCAGAAACAAAAGCCACCGTGTATACTCCGTAGGGCTCGCTCCTTGCAGTGGTAG
- the LOC106772444 gene encoding G-box-binding factor 4 isoform X2, protein MASSKLMASSHSRNSESSSPSPTPQFTTTNFIPISDAAVTAAPKTVDDVWREIVAGDRRECKEEAPDDEMMTLEDFLAKAGAVDDDNNEEVDCDMKIPMPLTERLGSGVFAFDPLLAATPFQDGVEGSVIGFGNGVEVVEGGRGKRARPVLEQLDKAAQQRQRRMIKNRESAARSRERKQAYQVELESLAVKLEEENDKLLKEKVIFFSRSHHKWVHSVILYFSFRHT, encoded by the exons ATGGCATCTTCCAAGTTAATGGCTTCTTCCCATTCACGGAACTCAGAGTCCTCCTCTCCTTCTCCCACGCCTCAATTCACCACCACCAACTTCATCCCCATCTCCGACGCTGCCGTCACCGCCGCCCCCAAGACCGTCGATGATGTCTGGCGGGAGATCGTGGCCGGAGACCGCCGCGAATGCAAGGAGGAGGCTCCTGACGACGAGATGATGACTCTCGAAGACTTCCTCGCCAAGGCCGGTGCAGTCGACGATGACAACAATGAAGAAGTCGATTGCGACATGAAGATTCCAATGCCCCTCACGGAGAGGCTTGGCAGCGGCGTCTTCGCCTTTGATCCCCTCCTCGCCGCGACGCCGTTTCAGGATGGAGTGGAAGGCTCCGTCATAGGGTTCGGGAACGGCGTGGAGGTGGTTGAAGGCGGGAGAGGAAAGAGAGCACGTCCCGTTTTGGAACAGTTGGACAAGGCAGCGCAACAGAGACAGAGGAGGATGATTAAAAACAGAGAATCTGCTGCTAGGTCTCGGGAACGCAAGCAG GCTTACCAGGTGGAATTAGAGTCCTTGGCAGTGAAACTAGAGGAGGAAAACGACAAGCTCTTGAAGGAAAAG GTCATATTTTTCTCTCGCTCTCATCATAAATGGGTTCACAGTGTTATTCTCTATTTCTCATTCCGTCACACCTGA
- the LOC106771561 gene encoding UPF0496 protein At1g20180, whose product MHQSAGSRNLMSPKLRAWKTQDVKECREALKSINFHDEYHRTLRTKPYVDFYSKVQLLANQPSINYNHDNFSEVLLEPCQETIFSIVDSGTLSKTPKLKNLMLSYFDISAEASHICCNLLKSISQVLSYYQFIQRVLDIKDGDSFETFEVVIFELNSFTYSNDPFSNLKTHDFKLINDKHSSVLCHLKSMRKRVGRKIKLMKYLMKTSWFCVTAACALVAITAMVIATHTLTAVILGPAILCFPFKHLKRELRGCKVSRKGSLGKVYEQLDIAAKGTYILNRDFDTMSRLVARLRDEIEHNREMVQFCLDRKEDKLSFQVVKELKKSDVGFRKQVEELEEHVYLCLVTINQTRALVIKEMKRSV is encoded by the exons ATGCATCAATCAGCAG GATCAAGAAACCTTATGTCGCCAAAATTAAGAGCTTGGAAAACTCAAG ATGTGAAGGAGTGCAGAGAAGCCCTGAAAAGCATAAACTTTCATGATGAGTACCATAGGACACTAAGGACAAAGCCCTATGTTGATTTCTACAGTAAAGTTCAATTACTTGCAAACCAGCCTTCCATTAATTACAACCATGACAATTTTTCAGAAGTCCTCCTTGAACCTTGCCAAGAAACTATATTTTCCATCGTTGATTCAGGAACCCTTTCAAAGACACCAAAACTCAAAAACCTTATGCTTAGTTACTTTGACATAAGCGCGGAGGCTTCACACATTTGCTGTAATCTTCTCAAAAGCATCAGCCAAGTCCTCTCTTATTATCAGTTCATTCAAAGAGTTCTGGACATTAAGGATGGTGACTCTTTCGAAACTTTTGAAGTAGTCATCTTTGAGCTAAACTCATTCACCTACTCAAATGACCCGTTTTCAAACCTTAAAACCCATGACTTCAAGCTCATCAATGATAAGCACTCGTCAGTTTTGTGCCATCTAAAGTCAATGAGAAAAAGAGTGGGAAGGAAAATTAAGCTCATGAAGTATTTGATGAAGACATCTTGGTTTTGTGTCACTGCAGCTTGTGCCTTAGTGGCAATCACAGCCATGGTTATAGCCACACATACTCTGACAGCAGTAATCTTGGGGCCAGCAATTCTCTGCTTCCCATTTAAGCATCTTAAGAGGGAGCTTAGAGGCTGTAAAGTTTCAAGAAAAGGGTCTCTTGGTAAAGTTTACGAGCAGCTTGACATAGCAGCCAAGGGGACTTACATATTGAATAGAGACTTTGACACGATGAGTAGACTTGTAGCTCGGCTTCGTGATGAAATTGAGCATAACAGAGAAATGGTGCAGTTCTGTTTGGACAGGAAAGAAGACAAATTATCATTTCAGGTTGTGAAGGAGCTTAAGAAAAGTGATGTAGGATTCAGGAAACAAGTGGAAGAacttgaagaacatgtgtacTTGTGCCTTGTAACAATAAACCAGACAAGAGCCTTGGTCATTAAGGAGATGAAAAGATCAGTATGA
- the LOC106772358 gene encoding sterol 3-beta-glucosyltransferase UGT80B1: MMGSNEIECLTQEVSEGILDGRQKNDLKQMEIIKSQGEDEKFGGASSEDDESVQVSSSSRRGLEHCITAPVGAERNPLILDDKFMISRSMTEKSGFPKRDTILDRLSERAKQLITNLVKIQNDGTVEVDLERSASVAPELLELQSFEESTVSGGFGSESKKIVPRLQIVILVVGTRGDVQPFVAIAKRLQEYGHHVRLATHANFKTFVKSAGVDFYPLGGDPRVLAGYMARNKGLIPSGPAEISVQKKQLKAIIDSIPPACTAPDMETGVSFRAQSIIANPPAYGHVHVAEALGVPLHIFFTMPWTPTYQFPHPLVRVPQSAGYWLSYIIVDLLIWWGMRRIINNFRKSTLKLAPIAYFSMYRGSISHLPTSYMWSPYVVPKPNDWGPLVDVVGYCFLSLASKYQPREDFVQWIKKGPPPLYFGFGSMPLEDPKGTTDVILEALRDTEQRGIIDRGWGNLGNLTELSDNVFLLEECPHDWLFPQCSAVVHHGGAGTTATGLKAGCPTTIVPFFGDQFFWGERIYQKELGPAPIPISELNVENLSSAIRFMLQPEVKSRAMEIARLIENEDGVAAAVDAFHRHLPDELPLPTPSLVEDENLNPLQWFFLRLGRFCCAPCGGV, translated from the exons ATGATGGGTAGTAATGAGATTGAATGCTTGACCCAAGAAGTGTCGGAAGGGATTCTTGATGGTCGGCAGAAGAACGATCTCAAGCAAATGGAGATAATAAAGTCACAGGGTGAGGATGAGAAGTTTGGTGGAGCTTCTTCTGAGGACGACGAGTCGGTGCAAGTTTCTTCTTCATCACGAAGAG GTTTGGAACATTGCATCACAGCCCCTGTTGGAGCTGAAAGGAACCCACTTATACTTGATGACAAGTTTATGATTTCTAGATCAATGACAGAAAAGAGTGGATTCCCTAAGCGAGACACAATATTGGACAGGCTGTCTGAGAGGGCAAAG CAACTGATTACTAACTTAGTGAAGATACAAAATGATGGAACTGTTGAAGTTGATCTTGAAAGGAGTGCATCTGTTGCTCCAGAATTGTTAGAGCTCCAATCTTTTGAAGAGTCAACAGTGAGTGGAGGTTTTGGTTCAGaatcaaaaaaaattgttccacgGTTACAAATTGTCATACTTGTAGTTGGAACAAGAGGTGACGTACAACCTTTTGTGGCTATAGCAAAGAGACTTCAG GAGTATGGTCATCATGTTAGGCTGGCAACTCATgctaatttcaaaacatttgtaAAGTCAGCTGGAGTAGATTTCTATCCTCTGGGTGGTGATCCTCGTGTTTTGGCAGGAT ATATGGCTAGGAATAAAGGTTTAATCCCTTCTGGACCGGCTGAAATATCTGTCCAAAAAAAACAGCTGAAGGCAATCATTGATTCCATTCCTCCAGCATGCACAGCACCTGATATGGAAACTGGTGTTTCTTTCAGAGCTCAGTCTATTATTGCCAACCCTCCTGCTTATG GACATGTACACGTTGCTGAAGCCCTTGGGGTGCCCCTCCATATCTTCTTCACAATGCCATGGAC GCCAACATATCAGTTCCCCCACCCTTTGGTACGTGTTCCTCAAAGTGCTGGTTATTGG CTGTCCTATATAATTGTAGATCTGCTGATATGGTGGGGAATGCGAAGAATTATCAATAACTTCAGGAAATCGACATTGAAGCTTGCTCCTATTGCATACTTCAGTATGTACCGTGGATCAATATCTCATTTACCGACTAGCTATATGTGGAGTCCTTATGTTGTTCCAAAACCAAATG ACTGGGGCCCTTTAGTTGACGTTGTTGGTTATTGTTTCTTGAGCCTTGCATCAAAGTATCAACCTCGGGAAGATTTTGTCCAATGGATTAAAAAAGGGCCACCTCCTTTGTATTTTGGGTTTGGGAGCATG ccTCTTGAAGATCCCAAAGGAACAACAGATGTTATATTGGAGGCACTAAGAGATACGGAACAGCGGGGAATTATTGACCGGGGTTGGGGCAATCTAGGGAATT TGACAGAACTTTCTGACAACGTTTTCCTTCTGGAGGAATGCCCTCACGATTGGCTGTTTCCTCAATGTTCTGCTGTG GTGCATCATGGAGGAGCGGGAACCACAGCTACAGGATTAAAAGCTGGG TGTCCAACAACCATAGTTCCATTCTTTGGGGATCAATTCTTTTGGGGAGAGAGAATATATCAGAAAGAATTGGGGCCCGCTCCAATCCCAATATCTGAGCTCAACGTTGAGAATTTATCAAGTGCCATTAGATTCATGCTCCAGCCAGAG GTGAAGTCTCGGGCAATGGAAATTGCTAGGTTGATTGAGAATGAAGATGGTGTTGCTGCTGCGGTTGATGCATTCCATCGACATCTGCCCGATGAGTTACCGCTACCAACTCCATCTCTGGTGGAGGATGAAAACTTGAATCCTTTACAGTGGTTTTTTCTACGACTTGGAAGGTTTTGTTGTGCTCCTTGTGGTGGTGTGTAG